The Balearica regulorum gibbericeps isolate bBalReg1 chromosome 5, bBalReg1.pri, whole genome shotgun sequence genome window below encodes:
- the CYB561A3 gene encoding lysosomal membrane ascorbate-dependent ferrireductase CYB561A3 isoform X3 — MEAPGEAEGAAGLRCRHPVAEMLDLPFLPFCILLGGLGFVCVAFVSAWCQHWRGGFALDGSAQTFNWHPVLMVTGMVVLYGAAALVYRLPPTWRGPKLPWKVLHGTLALAAFVLAVLGLAAVFRFHNDHGTPNMYSLHSWLGLVTVLLFSCQWLAGFSTFLLPWAPAWLRALYKPVHIFFGSTILMLSVASCMSGINEKLFFSLKNGTTEYKRLPAEAVFANTLGLLILLFGVLVLGALARPSWKRPDADSPDSRQPLLAAER, encoded by the exons ATGGAGGCGCCCGGCGAGGCCGAGGGGGCGGCTGGGCTGAG GTGCCGCCATCCCGTCGCGGAGATGCTGGATTTGCCCTTCCTGCCCTTCTGCATCCTCCTGGGTGGCCTGGGCTTCGTGTGCGTGGCTTTCGTGAGCGCCTGGTGCCAGCACTGGCGAGGCGGCTTCGCCTTGGACGGCAGCGCCCAGACATTCAACTGGCACCCGGTGTTGATGGTGACGGGCATGGTGGTGCTGTATGGCGCAG CGGCCCTGGTGTACCGCCTGCCCCCCACCTGGCGCGGCCCCAAGCTCCCCTGGAAGGTGCTGCACGGCACCCTGGCCCTGGCAGCCTTCGTCCTGGCCGTCCTGGGGCTGGCGGCTGTTTTTCGCTTCCACAATGACCACGGGACGCCCAACATGTACTCgctgcacagctggctgggaCTGGTCACCGTGCTGCTCTTCTCCTGCCAG TGGCTGGCCGGCTTCAGCACCTtcctgctgccctgggctcctgcctggctccGCGCCCTCTACAAGCCCGTCCACATCTTCTTTGGTTCCACCATCCTCATGCTGTCCGTGGCCTCGTGCATGTCAGGCATCAACGAGAAGCTTTTCTTCAGCCT gaagaACGGGACGACAGAGTACAAGCGCCTGCCGGCCGAGGCTGTCTTTGCCAACACCCTGGggctcctcatcctcctcttcggggtgctggtgctgggcgCCCTGGCCAGGCCGAGCTGGAAGCGCCCCGACGCCGACTCCCCGGACTCTCGCCAG cccctgctcGCTGCCGAGCGCTGA
- the CYB561A3 gene encoding lysosomal membrane ascorbate-dependent ferrireductase CYB561A3 isoform X2: protein MLDLPFLPFCILLGGLGFVCVAFVSAWCQHWRGGFALDGSAQTFNWHPVLMVTGMVVLYGAAALVYRLPPTWRGPKLPWKVLHGTLALAAFVLAVLGLAAVFRFHNDHGTPNMYSLHSWLGLVTVLLFSCQWLAGFSTFLLPWAPAWLRALYKPVHIFFGSTILMLSVASCMSGINEKLFFSLTGRQSTSACRPRLSLPTPWGSSSSSSGCWCWAPWPGRAGSAPTPTPRTLASPCSLPSADTCAAAEVSPCPPLPALPALLLASPGAPAACA from the exons ATGCTGGATTTGCCCTTCCTGCCCTTCTGCATCCTCCTGGGTGGCCTGGGCTTCGTGTGCGTGGCTTTCGTGAGCGCCTGGTGCCAGCACTGGCGAGGCGGCTTCGCCTTGGACGGCAGCGCCCAGACATTCAACTGGCACCCGGTGTTGATGGTGACGGGCATGGTGGTGCTGTATGGCGCAG CGGCCCTGGTGTACCGCCTGCCCCCCACCTGGCGCGGCCCCAAGCTCCCCTGGAAGGTGCTGCACGGCACCCTGGCCCTGGCAGCCTTCGTCCTGGCCGTCCTGGGGCTGGCGGCTGTTTTTCGCTTCCACAATGACCACGGGACGCCCAACATGTACTCgctgcacagctggctgggaCTGGTCACCGTGCTGCTCTTCTCCTGCCAG TGGCTGGCCGGCTTCAGCACCTtcctgctgccctgggctcctgcctggctccGCGCCCTCTACAAGCCCGTCCACATCTTCTTTGGTTCCACCATCCTCATGCTGTCCGTGGCCTCGTGCATGTCAGGCATCAACGAGAAGCTTTTCTTCAGCCT aACGGGACGACAGAGTACAAGCGCCTGCCGGCCGAGGCTGTCTTTGCCAACACCCTGGggctcctcatcctcctcttcggggtgctggtgctgggcgCCCTGGCCAGGCCGAGCTGGAAGCGCCCCGACGCCGACTCCCCGGACTCTCGCCAG cccctgctcGCTGCCGAGCGCTGACACCTGCGCAGCAGCCGAggtctctccctgccctcccctgcctgctctgccggCCCTGCTCTTGGCCTCACCGggggctcctgctgcctgcgCCTGA
- the CYB561A3 gene encoding lysosomal membrane ascorbate-dependent ferrireductase CYB561A3 isoform X1, with amino-acid sequence MEAPGEAEGAAGLRCRHPVAEMLDLPFLPFCILLGGLGFVCVAFVSAWCQHWRGGFALDGSAQTFNWHPVLMVTGMVVLYGAAALVYRLPPTWRGPKLPWKVLHGTLALAAFVLAVLGLAAVFRFHNDHGTPNMYSLHSWLGLVTVLLFSCQWLAGFSTFLLPWAPAWLRALYKPVHIFFGSTILMLSVASCMSGINEKLFFSLTGRQSTSACRPRLSLPTPWGSSSSSSGCWCWAPWPGRAGSAPTPTPRTLASPCSLPSADTCAAAEVSPCPPLPALPALLLASPGAPAACA; translated from the exons ATGGAGGCGCCCGGCGAGGCCGAGGGGGCGGCTGGGCTGAG GTGCCGCCATCCCGTCGCGGAGATGCTGGATTTGCCCTTCCTGCCCTTCTGCATCCTCCTGGGTGGCCTGGGCTTCGTGTGCGTGGCTTTCGTGAGCGCCTGGTGCCAGCACTGGCGAGGCGGCTTCGCCTTGGACGGCAGCGCCCAGACATTCAACTGGCACCCGGTGTTGATGGTGACGGGCATGGTGGTGCTGTATGGCGCAG CGGCCCTGGTGTACCGCCTGCCCCCCACCTGGCGCGGCCCCAAGCTCCCCTGGAAGGTGCTGCACGGCACCCTGGCCCTGGCAGCCTTCGTCCTGGCCGTCCTGGGGCTGGCGGCTGTTTTTCGCTTCCACAATGACCACGGGACGCCCAACATGTACTCgctgcacagctggctgggaCTGGTCACCGTGCTGCTCTTCTCCTGCCAG TGGCTGGCCGGCTTCAGCACCTtcctgctgccctgggctcctgcctggctccGCGCCCTCTACAAGCCCGTCCACATCTTCTTTGGTTCCACCATCCTCATGCTGTCCGTGGCCTCGTGCATGTCAGGCATCAACGAGAAGCTTTTCTTCAGCCT aACGGGACGACAGAGTACAAGCGCCTGCCGGCCGAGGCTGTCTTTGCCAACACCCTGGggctcctcatcctcctcttcggggtgctggtgctgggcgCCCTGGCCAGGCCGAGCTGGAAGCGCCCCGACGCCGACTCCCCGGACTCTCGCCAG cccctgctcGCTGCCGAGCGCTGACACCTGCGCAGCAGCCGAggtctctccctgccctcccctgcctgctctgccggCCCTGCTCTTGGCCTCACCGggggctcctgctgcctgcgCCTGA